The sequence below is a genomic window from Humulus lupulus chromosome 3, drHumLupu1.1, whole genome shotgun sequence.
ATGAATCCTATAGCCTCGTGATCATCGATGAAATGTGAGAAAAAAAGCAAATGAAAATTAACTTTAATGAGAAGATGcaccctaaatatatatatatatatataaattattagaATGTTTtagatatatagatatagatattgACATATATTATTATGtaaagaaagtgagtagaaattaaTTAATGATGAAAAGATTTTGAGAAGATCTAGAAAGAATATGAGTTACAAAGTAAATaaattcagaaaaataaaaataaaaataaataagtggTAGCTATTTATTGAAGGAACAAGAATGAAATAGAGAAATGGGATACGATTTTCGTTCTTATAGAACCTAGGTTATTAAAAATGTAACCACCCATATTTACGTAACTATTAACAATACTTTTAgtttatatacatatatctatatACAATGTGTATTAAACCACGTTAGGAAGCTTGCAATGGAGATAGTCTGGGAATCATatcaatttataaaattaaaaagaaaaagaatcaaACATTGTCActtccacaaaaaaaaaaaatactaagattATGGGACAATAGTGATATCGTTATTttcaaatcaaatcaaatcatGAAGATAAATTTTCTGACATGAATTAAAAAATTGTTAGTTAATTACTTTATTAAAAATCAAAATAATGAATCATTTACTCATTGAAAATCTGCAATTTggcaataataataaatcacacCAACATAGTTTAGTCCATATTTCTCAACATGAATGAGAGGTTAGGTTACCCAATGGATTAAAAAAGAGATGACTCCCCCACAAGGCTTCCCCCACCCCCACTCAGCGCAGCACAGAAGATTAAGACTGTCAACAGTGAATGGGATGGGGTGCTCAAGAAAACTAAAAAAgacattttatatatttatatattcgaATCAGGATTTGTGCCCTAAAACAATCCTATATATATGGAAAATGTTCATGTATAATTCTCTGAAAATAACCCTACTCGTTGAGCCATTTTTAATTTTGCTACATTGAAAAATtattacacaattttttttatataacaatatacattgtagttataataTATATCTTACTAGTTTtagagaaattctgaataatttatccTATCAAAAATATGTTAACAGTTTATtttacatatgtatatatactgTCTATTTTAACTCTATTTTCGAccttataaattattcaaaaaaaaatttaaatcgattataaatttgaattataatttttCTATGTGCCAAAATCAAAGACTCCCCctactcctatttatagaataaAAAATGACACCCctactaaaaaaaaattcctaaatatatatatttattagtcttttaaaatatattattttctattaaaaatcacaaaattataataaacataGTCTAATAATATTATATCTCTGCTCACAAAAACAATATCCCAAATTTGAATCCTTTCTTCTccaatttcaaaagaaaaaaaaaactcacaaaATTATTTCATTCAGCAAACAAAACAAACAACGTTTCATTGTTTTGTATCAACATGAACGCCACTGCCAGACTCCCAAAAATCGTTATTTATTACTATCCACAttttacaaataattttttttgtaatattctCTAGTTGTGTTTTGTCACCTAATTTTAGTGTTTTGATTTGATGTTTACTTTTCTAGAATGAGAATTGCTAAGGAGTAAGTGTCTACTATTAAAAAAAAGTGATATATCATTAGTAAAATTTAATATCTcgtaatttaatttaattattattatataaagtaTTGCTAACTAATTAAATATTGACAGATTTTACAGTGTTAAAATAGCAACACTCTTCtagtataatatatttattttaagctTTTTGTCACTCAATTTATTTCTAGATTCGGAATCATATGAATGATATATTGTGAATTTTAAGAAAGCAAATCTCACCTCACCGTTGATGTACCCACTTCCCACACAAATTCAATTTGGAAAGAAAGTAAAAATAATTAACGAATGGTTGTAAAAGTAAGAGATATTTGCTGTATAAGTGTTTAATATTTGAGTTTTGCAATAAGTATAGATCTAATCCTTTTATTTAGGAgggaaaatatccaaaattaaaaaattaatgattTTATTAATTTCTGTCTATTTAGGTGTGTTTGGTGATAATTTGGACTAACATGGGTCACTTTGTCCAatcataaatattttaaaataaaagactaattaaaaaatacaattttaatatttaaatgatttaaattaaataattaaaaactaaaaaaagattaaacaaaaaacaaaatcgaaactaaaacaaaaacttttaattaaaaaaaattaagttgtaAAGCTCAATGTAAATATTGTGTACTACTtccctttattaatttattattaattctcTCTCCACGGTATAAAGGTTGCCTTTTCACGGTGGGGTAGGGTGTGATTCCGGGATCTTTTTCTAGTTCTCCGGTGACTTTCCTTTGATCAAGATGAACGATTTCTCGGCTTTGTACGAATCACTTGTGGTTGAAGAGGACACCGAGGATGAGTTCTGTGAGGATGTTGACCAAAGCTTGCTTGATAAGGGTATGGATCTTACGGCTCGATCTTTGGTTGGACGTATTATTTGTACGAAATCGGTTTCGCGGGATGCGATTATTGGCATGGCTCGTTTTTACTGGAAAACGCTGGGTTCGTATGAGATCGAAGCGTATGGAAATAATGTGTTTATGTTTCGCTTTAAACTGCTTACGGATAGGAAAAGCTTACTTGAAGGGGGTCCGTGGCTTTTTGATAACAAACTGTTGGTGTTGAAGGAGGCTGTTCCATTTGCGGATCCAGGATCCATGAACTTTGATACGGCTGGTTTCTGGGTTCAAGTTCATAAAATCCCGATGTTCTGTATGAGTCAACAATGGGGTTTTGATCTCGGGCGTTCCGTGGGTGAAGTTTTGGACGTCGATAATAATTCTTCGGGTGATTGTCTTGGCAAATACCTTCGTATCCGGGTACTTGTCGATATTACTCGGCCGCTTACTCGCTTCATTAAACAACGACTTCAGAAAGACCTCGATCCGTTCGTTTTTCCGCTTCGGTATGAGAAACTACCGGATCTTTGTTATTATTGTGGGGTGCTTGGCCACCCGTTTAACGAATGTCTGACGAAGCCCTCCGGGGTTAGAAAGGATGCCGTTTTGAAATATGGAGATTGGATTCGTACACAACCTCCTGCTAAAATGACCAGCCCGATAGCTATGAGAGGACGCTTGCGTGACCCTATTAAGGGTGATGATGGTGCGGAGGGGTCTGGGTTTGGTGGCTCTAGTCACGGCGGCGCCGGTGGGGGTCGCTCTTTGGTTCAAGGTGGTGATAAAAAAGGAAAAGAGCATGTCAGGGAACGTGATTCGGGGGCGAATGTTAAATGGCACCCTAAATCTAAGGCATTTGATGATAGAGATTTGGTGGCTGGCTCCATTTCTGATCCTTGCATTGGGGATAATAATCTAGGCTCTCCAACTTTCCCAAATTTATCCAATCATTTAAGTAGACCCATTATTCCTGACCTTGAGTCAAGTGGTGGGGATTTTAGCACTCCTTGTGCATTAAATAAGGATAAATCTGGTAAGAATGCCTCTCATTTTATGATGGATGATGATATTGGTTTGGACTCCTCTAGTGGGCCAATTGTTGACTTGGGCCTTGAATCAAATTGTGTTACTAAGATTGATGATCATTTGCACGTGAGTCACTTAGTTGATCACGTGTCTTCATCTTCTAAAGGTGCTATATTGCATGGTCCTTTCCCTCATGCAGACTCAATGGAATCTGAACGTGCCAAGTCCATAGCCAAACGATCAAAGGGTTCTGCAAAGACTAAGTTTGATCGAGGAAAACCTTTATTCCTTAATTCCTTAGCTGTATCTACTAAGAGTCCTAAGAAGGTTGGTAAAAAATCGGGGTTGGAGATCTCTGAATCTCGACGGTCCGACGTGGTGGATAGGAGTGTTGGTGGTGATGGGCATCTTTCTTCTCCGTCTTTACCGGTGGTGGTTGGACGGGAAGAGCTTAATTTGAATGTTGCGGTGGTTCCTGGAACTCAGGACCACCGAGCGTTATGAATTCCTTAGTGTGGAACGTTCGGGGTATCGGGAACGACCGAACGTTTCATATTTTACGGTCCCATGTTGTTGAGTTTCGTCCGGATATTGTTTTTCTGTCGGAAACGTTATGTACTCACTCGTTTTTGGAGATCGTTCGTGTTAAGCTCGGGTTTGTTGGTAAGTTAGTGGTGGATAAAGTGGGTCGTAGTGGTGGTCTATGTTTATTTTGGGTAGCAGGTGTTGATGTTGATTTACTTGAATTCTCTCGTTTCCATATTGATGTATTGATTTCCTCTCATGATGGCTTGAAATGGAGGTTCACGGGTATCTATGGTCAGCCCGATCACTCTCTTCGTAAGAACTTTTGGAAGTTTTTTGGGCGGTTGGCGGATGGGTATAGCTGGCCTTGGTTGTGTGGTGGTGATCTTAATGAAATTCTCTTCCCTTATGAGAAAGAAGGAGGGCTTGCCAGACCTCAGCACTTCATGGATAACTTTCGGAATGCCCTTGCAAAAACAAATCTTGTCGATTTGGGGTATGTTGGTTCTCCCTTCACTTGGTTTAAACGTAATGGGGACCAAGGGTTGATTCGGGAATGTCTAGACCGGATGCTCTGTAACCAGCGTTGGCTTGACTTATTCCCTAGTTCGAAGGTGACTCATTTGGCCTTTTGGGGTTCAGATCATAGGCCCTTGCTCACCTCCTTTCATCCTGATAGTTTGCTGAGTGATAATCTTTGTTCGAAGCGTCGCTTCTTTTTTGAGATGGCTTGGGCTAAAGAAGAGGGTTGTGGTGAAATTATCTCCCAAGAGTGGGGCTCGTCAGAGGCCCTCGATATGTCCGATATCGCTGGCCGTTTGAATAAGGTGGCTGGGAAGTTATCCTCCTGGAATCATAATGTCTTTAAGCGTACTAAGAAGGccataaaaaataagaaaatgatgCTTTCTTCTTTGGAGAACTTTAATAATGAGACCTCTTGGAAAAAATACCAAATTGTAGAGAAGGAGTTGGATACTTTGGTTTATAAAGATGAAAAATACTAGGCGTCCCGTGCTAAAACTTCTTGGCTAAAAGTGGGGGATAAAAATACTTCCTATTTTCATAAAGCTGCGTCGAGTCGGAAGAAGAAAAATGCTATTCCAGGTATATTGTGTCATTCAGGTCTTTGGATTATGGATCCTCCTACTGTTGAAGGTCAGTTCATTGATTATTTTACTTCGTTGTTCACTTCGGACTCCCCTACGGCGGACTGTATGAATCGTGTTCTTGATCTGGTTCCGAATAAGGTATCGCCTCTCATGAATGCTCAACTTATGCGTCCTTtttctaatgatgatgtgaagcATGCTCTTTTCCAGATGAATCCTTATAAAAGCCCGGGGATGGATGGTATGGGTGCCGGGTTCTACCAAAAGTTTTGGGATTCTATCGGGCCTGATGTGTGTCGTGTCTCTCTTGAGTTTCTTGTTGGGCGTGGTTCTTTGGACAGTGTGAATGGGACTTCTATTTGTCTCATTCCAAAAAATAAGGAACCTAAGTTAACTATAGACTATAGGCCCATTAGTTTATGTAACGTGGTGTACAAGATTATTGCAAAGATGATGACGAATCGCATGAGAGAGATCCTTGGTGAGGTCatttctgaggaacaaagtgcgTTCATTCCTGGTAGGCTTATTACTGATAATGCTATGATTGGCTTTGAGTGCTTAAATTTGATTAAGCGGCACAAGAAGGGGAAAAAAGGCTTCTTAGCTCTGAAAGCCGATATGGCTAAGGCTTACGATCGGGTGGAGTGGGACTTTATTTGTGGGATGCTTCTGAAGTTGGGTTTCCATTCGGATTGGGTTCGCTTGGTCCGCCATTGCATTTCCACTGTTAATTATTCAGTCAATGTTAATGGTAAGCTTGTGGATAACATTGTTCCATCTCGTGGTATTCGACAAGGTGACCCTCTCTCTCCATTCTTGTTTCTCATTTGTGCGGAAGGTCTCTCCGCTATTATTAAAAGTGAATGTTTGAGGGGTGGGATCCGGGGTCTACCTTGTGGGAGGGGTGGCCCAGTGGTCTCCCACTTATTATTTGCGGATGACAGTTTCTTCTTTCTTGAAGCTTCTCGTCATAGTTGCGAGAGGTTCAAAGAGGTTTTGGGTTGGTATGAACAAGCTTCGGGTCAACTTGTGAATCTTTGTAAATCAGCTGTCTGTTTTTCTCCAAGGATTCCTGTTGCTGAGGAGGAGTATTTGGCTAGTGCTTTGGGCGTCCCTAGGGTGCCTTGTCATGATAAATACCTGGGACTCCCATGTTTTGCTGGTCGTAGTAAGTCTAGCTTGTTCCAATCCATCAGAGATCGTGTTTGGAACAAGCTTTTTGGGTGGAAGTCTAAACAATTCTCTGCGGGTGGTAAAGAAGTGCTTCTTAAGTCTGTCATTCAAGCTATTCCTACTTATGCAATGAATTTTTTTCGGTTGCCAGTTAAGTTGATTGAGGAAATTCATCGGCTTTGTGCTCGTTTTTGGTGGGGTGGTGACCATAATGCTAGGAAAATGCATTGGTGCACATGGGAGCGCCTCTGTTGGCATAAGACGGACGGTGGTATGGGCTTTCGAGACCTCTTTGTGTTTAATAAGGCTCTATTGCCAAACAGGCTTGGCGGTTATACAACTTTCCTAGTTCTCTTGCGGCTCGTGTTATGAAAGGCGTGTATTATCCTCATGGGGGTTTTCTTGGGGCTAAGGACACGTATCGGGGATCTTATCTGTGGAAAAGTATCCTTTGGGGTCGTGAGTTGTTTGTTAAAGGGGGGCGCTGGCTTGTTGGCGATGGGAGATCCATCAATCTGAACTCTGATGTGTGGATCCCCAAAAAAGACGCTTCTCGCTCTCACTCCTTCTTTGGGCACAATCTTTACAATTCGGTTCAGGATCTTATAATGGATGGTGGTATTTGGAATAAGAACCTTATTTGTAATCTCTTTGATGAAGGGGAGGCTCGGGCGATTCTCTCAATTTCGTTGCCTTTGCTACCGCGCAAGGACCATTTTATTTGGCATTATAATGTGTCTAGTGAATATTCAGTCAAAAGTGGGTACTGGAATGCTATTCGTTGCTTGGGTCGTGGGCAGGTTTCGGGGTCCGAAGACCAGTCATCTTGGTGGAAAGAATTATGGGCCTTGACCCTTCCTCCGAAAGTGAAACACTTCGCTTGGAGGGCGAGCTTGCATTGGATCCCTACCATGACCAATCTGATTAAGCATGGCATCCCTGCCTCTCCTTGCTGCCCGGTTTGTAATGAAGGCCCGAAACTACGTTCCATGCACTTTGGGGCTGTCGCAATCTGAAATCTATCACTGGCAACTTTTATGTTGATGTATCTTTGGACTTTCCTCCTGATGGAGACTTCTATGTTTTCCTTCGTCACTGTGGTCTGTTGTTGAATAAACGAGATATGGAGAAGTTCCTAGTCCTTCTTTGGAGGATTTGGTATCGAAGAAATAAGATTATCCATGACAATCAGGTTCTCAACGATGAAGGCATCCTGGGTTGGTCCCTTGATTTTTACCAGCGATATTTTGATGCCAATGGGCCGCCTGTGCGTGAAGTTAAGTTGGGCAGGGGGCCAAATTCGATTCCGGCGGCTAATCCGTGGCGGCCTCCATCGATGGGCAGAGTCAAACTTAATTGCGATGCCAGCCTTGATGCGGTGGGTATGAAAATTGGGTGTGGTGCTGTTGTCCATGACTCTAGTGGTTCTTCCCTTGCGTCTACTGCTGTTCCTTTCTCTTCCTCGATGTCTGCCCCTGTAGCTGAAGCAATGGCAGTCCTTCAAGGGCTTCTTCTTTGTTCTCGGCTGGGTTACCATCATGTGGAGGTTGAAACGGACTGCAAGAGAGTTTATCAAGCTCTCTCAAGTAAAACACCCTTGGTTGCAGAATTTGGTACTCTTATTTTGGATTGTCTCTCTCTTTGTAATAGCATTGATGTTATTAGTTTTTCCCGCTGTAATAGGACTGCCAATTCTTTAGCTCATACTTTGGCAAAGCTTGCTCTAACTTTAGATGATGCTATGATTTGGTGGCCAGGTCTTCTATATTGTATTTGAGCTGTGCTCTTTTGTGCTCTTTTTTGGCAGTTGCCTTGGTAATGAGAAATcatttctttcaaaaaaaaaaaaaaaaaaaaatgtaaatattGTGTACTCATATCACAAATATCCCTACAAATACAAAACTCTCGatcctaaaaaaaaaatatatgtaaggGACCCACTTCACTTTCAAAGTCTTTCTTTTCTTGTCTTTATTTCGCTTCACGTGACCCTTCTTTAGTCCTCCTAAGTCCATTCCCTAACCACGAGGTCCTTTTCCTTTGTCTCTCGATCCCTCGCTCGCCCTTCCATGCGCAACTCGAGGAAGCTTAGGCCCGCTGTTTCAAGTCTCTATTTCAGATTTGGCCGATGGATTCTCCGCTCTCTGCTACTATTTCACTATGAGTGATGACAACGAAAACGCATTGTCGTTTTACATCTATGTCTCTCGCCGTTGCCCCAATTGTTCTCCTGCTACTCTGCTTTTCTCTAGCTCTAGTTTCTTCTATACCTACAGAGGTTTGTTCTTCGAAATCAGAGGCCTGTAGATCTCCATCTCCGTGCCCTCCGTTCACTTCAACTCCTTCGTTCCCGTTCTCTTCCTCACCAGGTTGTGGTCACCCATTTTTCCAAGTGAAGTGTTCAACTCCTCACTCCCTCATCTCCATTAACGACCTCACTTTTTCAGTCCTCCGTTACGAACCCaactcttcttctcttcttctctccccTCACCCCATTAACTCAACTGGATCATCTCCTGAATCTGCTACAAAGAACTGCTCATCTTTTCTACAATTTCTTTCGATCCCCTACCGATCCATAAACCTTTCCGGGTCGCCGTTTCGGGTTTCTGACGTTTCATGTTCCCGGCTTTCCTTCCTTAGGCCTTGCGCCGATCCTGTTCTCCCAAACTGCAGCCGTTGTCCTTGGGAATGCAAGCTCATTAAAAACCCAGCTCGGCTTCTGCACGACTGTGGATCGGTCCACCATCGAGTTTCTCAGCAGGGTTGCCATAGCGATGTTTTAGGGTATCTTGACAATTTTTTGAAATGGGGGATCGAGCTCGAGTGGGACGAAGTTCAAGATGCTTACTTCTCGCGTTGCAGAGCTTGTCGTGCCAAAAATGGAGTATGCGGATTCAACTCTTCCAACCCGAATAAAGATTTTGTCTGTTTTCGATCTCGACCTCGATTTTCGCCACCATTTATTAGTGAAGACAACCCGAATCGAATCGCTATTTTGAGCTCCGTTTTTGTTTTGACTAGTATTCTTCTTTTAGCTCTGATTGGTTTAGCAATTCTCCGGTCCAAACGGTTCAAGTCGTCGGAAATTGGGGAAGACCCTACGACTCTCTTCCTCCATCGTCATCGCTCAGCTAGTCTTCTTCCCCCGGTTTTTACCTACGAAGAGCTGGAAGCCTCGACCAACCGGTTCGACCAGAAACGGAAAATCGGCGATGGCGGGTTTGGGTcggtctatctcggtcagatctACGACTCCCGGATCGTTGCTGTGAAATACCTTCACAGGCACAACCAAATCGCTTCTGCAGGCCGAGCCTTCTCCACCAAGTCCTTCTGTAACGAAATACTGATCCTTTCTTCCATCGATCACCCGAATCTGGTCAAGCTCCATGGATACTGCAGCGACCCAAGAGGACTTCTTCTGGTTTATGATTATGTTCCAAATGGAACACTCTCTGAACACCTCCATGGCCCGAAAAGCTTGTACCGGAAAGGGTCTCTGACATGGCAGGTGAGGATCGACATAGCTCTGCAAACAGCTATGGCTATGGAGTATCTACACTTCTCAGTTGTACCACCAGTTGTTCACAGAGACATTACCTCAACAAATATTTTTGTAGAGAAAGACATGAGGATCAAGGTTGGAGATTTTGGGCTTTCAAGGCTTCTGGTACTCCCAGAAAACTCTTCCTCGTCAGCCGGGTTTGTCTGGACCGGTCCCCAGGGGACTCCGGGTTACTTGGACCCGGATTATCACCGGTCTTTCCGATTGACGGAGAAGAGTGACGTGTACAGCTTCGGCGTCGTTTTGTTGGAGCTGATAACCGGTATGAAAGCGGTCGATCAGAGAAGGGACAAGAGGGAAATGGCCTTAGCCGATTTGGTGGTATCCAAGATACATACGGGTCAGCTTCACCAGGTGGTTGACCCAGTTTTAGCAATCGATGGCGACGCCGTCAACGGCGTTGAGGCGGTAGCTGAGCTGGCGTTCCGGTGCGTGGCGGCCGACAAAGACGACCGTCCCGATTCGAAGGAGGTGGTGGAGGAACTTAGGCAGATCAGGAGCCGTACACGTGGGGTCCAACGAGGGACGAACTCGAATGATGCTGGTGATGGTGACGTGGCAAAGGGTTGATTTGATTTTGATTGGTGGGTGGGTGAGTGGTCAAATGCACGTGTGTGGGCATTGACTGATGACTGGACATTTATGTCAGTAAAGTGTTTTTGGACTCcttcaatatatataatatagatatGTTTATAGAATCTCATTACAACTTTCCTTTCCCATAGTATTAGCAGTGGTTCATTTTCTTTTGGggaatttgataaatcatgcttatattagcttaataattaaaaattagcttaataattaaaatttgaaccaaagttaaccaccatataaaaccaatgctcatctttcatttaataccaaaaatatccatctcataacaaaatctcatacctttcctctctaaaatcttgcaagaaagatacacatgggtaagtgattttcttttattcttgttgttgttggttgtttttatgatttagaatgctgtttagatgttggatctgtagtttgttgatattttttgctgtttttttaggtgaaaatcgtgttctgtgaaaatctgcgtttttttttTGTTCCTTGAGTAAATGCCCGATAGAGGCCCGATTCgggcacgatagttgttgagtttcaaggttagggatgaaggtccgatggcaACCCAATGGTTGCCCAATAggtttggttacccgatggtcattCAGGTttgatggctacccgatggttgcccgattattattttaaatctacacccttttaagtacgataatggatcgatagtagtccgatatatgcccAATTGTTGTTATTAAGTTACTGCggacctaatagtacgatggtaccCGATACGTGCCCGatattagtgttttaagtgataaaaaacataaataaaactttgTCCGATACCGACCGATATGCCCCGATACTGGTACGATGATAAAAAATGTCGAACTAAagtacgatggtacacgatagtgataaaaaaaacataaataaaaactgTAACTTTTCCCCTGCCCATTTCCCGTTCCCTCTCTCTGCCAAAACTCTTCACTCCTACAAAACCATCGAGCAACCCATAACTACCCTCACCCGATgcatctctctccctcacccaccCTCACCCGACGCATCTCTCCCCTCACCCGACGGTCAGAAAAACCCCCACCACCAGACGAAGGAAAACCCAGTCCACCGGAGACCAAGCCTTACCCAAACCCCAACCCCCATCGGAGACGAAGGAAAACTCAAACCCCGAAGAAAAACCGACACCCCATTACGCAAAAatgtctagggtatgtgtttttttcaatttcttttccattggaaaatgttatagtatgtattgttgaatttgaCTGTTTGAAATCTGACTGTGTGAAATCTGATAAAccgtaaaattttgaattttttgttgggttttttgagaggtacgatagggtacga
It includes:
- the LOC133825047 gene encoding uncharacterized protein LOC133825047, producing MNSLVWNVRGIGNDRTFHILRSHVVEFRPDIVFLSETLCTHSFLEIVRVKLGFVGKLVVDKVGRSGGLCLFWVAGVDVDLLEFSRFHIDVLISSHDGLKWRFTGIYGQPDHSLRKNFWKFFGRLADGYSWPWLCGGDLNEILFPYEKEGGLARPQHFMDNFRNALAKTNLVDLGYVGSPFTWFKRNGDQGLIRECLDRMLCNQRWLDLFPSSKVTHLAFWGSDHRPLLTSFHPDSLLSDNLCSKRRFFFEMAWAKEEGCGEIISQEWGSSEALDMSDIAGRLNKVAGKLSSWNHNVFKRTKKAIKNKKMMLSSLENFNNETSWKKYQIVEKELDTLVYKDEKY
- the LOC133825048 gene encoding uncharacterized protein LOC133825048 — protein: MEKFLVLLWRIWYRRNKIIHDNQVLNDEGILGWSLDFYQRYFDANGPPVREVKLGRGPNSIPAANPWRPPSMGRVKLNCDASLDAVGMKIGCGAVVHDSSGSSLASTAVPFSSSMSAPVAEAMAVLQGLLLCSRLGYHHVEVETDCKRVYQALSSKTPLVAEFGTLILDCLSLCNSIDVISFSRCNRTANSLAHTLAKLALTLDDAMIWWPGLLYCI
- the LOC133823145 gene encoding LEAF RUST 10 DISEASE-RESISTANCE LOCUS RECEPTOR-LIKE PROTEIN KINASE-like 1.5, translating into MTTKTHCRFTSMSLAVAPIVLLLLCFSLALVSSIPTEVCSSKSEACRSPSPCPPFTSTPSFPFSSSPGCGHPFFQVKCSTPHSLISINDLTFSVLRYEPNSSSLLLSPHPINSTGSSPESATKNCSSFLQFLSIPYRSINLSGSPFRVSDVSCSRLSFLRPCADPVLPNCSRCPWECKLIKNPARLLHDCGSVHHRVSQQGCHSDVLGYLDNFLKWGIELEWDEVQDAYFSRCRACRAKNGVCGFNSSNPNKDFVCFRSRPRFSPPFISEDNPNRIAILSSVFVLTSILLLALIGLAILRSKRFKSSEIGEDPTTLFLHRHRSASLLPPVFTYEELEASTNRFDQKRKIGDGGFGSVYLGQIYDSRIVAVKYLHRHNQIASAGRAFSTKSFCNEILILSSIDHPNLVKLHGYCSDPRGLLLVYDYVPNGTLSEHLHGPKSLYRKGSLTWQVRIDIALQTAMAMEYLHFSVVPPVVHRDITSTNIFVEKDMRIKVGDFGLSRLLVLPENSSSSAGFVWTGPQGTPGYLDPDYHRSFRLTEKSDVYSFGVVLLELITGMKAVDQRRDKREMALADLVVSKIHTGQLHQVVDPVLAIDGDAVNGVEAVAELAFRCVAADKDDRPDSKEVVEELRQIRSRTRGVQRGTNSNDAGDGDVAKG